Below is a genomic region from Nitrososphaerota archaeon.
TTAGTATCGTAACTGGGAGACCGATTTTGATGAATTCGAAGAATCCGAGGGTGTGTCCTCTGTTCTCAGCTTCCTCTACTATAATTAGGTTGCTTGCAGCACCTATCAAAGTGAGGTTTCCAGCTAATGTGCTTCCACCAGCTAAAGCGATCCAAGCGTATTTATCAAGCGGCTCATAGCCCGAAGCCTTCATGATAGGCAGGTAGAGCGCTACCATAGGTACGTTACTCAATAGTTGGCTGAGTAGGACGGAAGCAGCCAGTATTGCGAGGAGTGAAGTGGTTGGGTTACCTTTGCTTAAGGGTGGTAGGTAGGAGGATATTTGAGTGATGACACCAGCGTCCCAAACGGCTTGCATTAACACGAACAGCGAGGCGAACAAGACTAGGATGCTCCAATCGAGCTTCTTCAGAATTTCTCGCCTCCTGTTGGTTAAGAGTAGGAGGATCGATGCGCCGAGTAGAGAGACTTCGCTTATGCCGAACTGGGTCTTAAACCCTATGGTTTCGAACACATTAATCAGCACGATTCCAGCAACGGTTAGTGTGAGTAGGGTGGTTGTTTGCTTAGCGAGTCTTTGATCTGTTATCCTACTTTCTTTCAGCGAAGCCTCAAGATCTATAAGCTGGGTGAAGTTTTTTCTCGCAGATCTGAGCTCAGCTCGATAAAATAAGATTATGATGAGGCTTGTTAGAAGAAGGTTTGCTATGGTTGGTAGGAGGAGATAATGCACGAAGGTTATGACTGGCGCTGGCATTCCGCTTGTAAGTGCGATGAGTAGATTTTGAGGGTTCCCCATCGGGGTTAATGCACTTCCTATGGTGACTGAGAAGGCTAATGCTAGAAGAAGGGGCTTAGGTGATATATGCATCTTCCTAGCGAGTGAAAGCATAATCGGGGTACCCATAAGAGCGAGTGTGTCATTCATCAACACCGCTGCAGCTAGCCCGAAGACGAAAAATGTTAGGTAGATGACGTCCTCCGGCTTTTTAGCTTTCAAAAAGAGCTTTGCCGCTACATCTTCGAGCACGCCTGAAACATCCAAGGCGGTTACGAATGCGAACATGCTGAAGAGAAAGACTATCACCTCTAAG
It encodes:
- a CDS encoding citrate transporter, translating into MYKNPSRAEFTGDYVYILITRSLPAAKLQPDNLKYTLATVIFAATYGAIAFRNIRGRGLPIWSIMLIGAVAMVFTGTIEVSEAYKAINLEVIVFLFSMFAFVTALDVSGVLEDVAAKLFLKAKKPEDVIYLTFFVFGLAAAVLMNDTLALMGTPIMLSLARKMHISPKPLLLALAFSVTIGSALTPMGNPQNLLIALTSGMPAPVITFVHYLLLPTIANLLLTSLIIILFYRAELRSARKNFTQLIDLEASLKESRITDQRLAKQTTTLLTLTVAGIVLINVFETIGFKTQFGISEVSLLGASILLLLTNRRREILKKLDWSILVLFASLFVLMQAVWDAGVITQISSYLPPLSKGNPTTSLLAILAASVLLSQLLSNVPMVALYLPIMKASGYEPLDKYAWIALAGGSTLAGNLTLIGAASNLIIVEEAENRGHTLGFFEFIKIGLPVTILNIAILYFSLTLFT